The Bos indicus x Bos taurus breed Angus x Brahman F1 hybrid chromosome 11, Bos_hybrid_MaternalHap_v2.0, whole genome shotgun sequence genome includes a region encoding these proteins:
- the MYCN gene encoding N-myc proto-oncogene protein: MRGAPGNWVGAELALARRKRARTAATRGPPPAPGHPGTPAQNRLRIPGSRRECWRLARAPALHAPHGKEAPPELKRAERKEALIRGPGGEPMPSCTASTMPGMICKNPDLEFDSLQPCFYPDEDDFYFGGPDSTPPGEDIWKKFELLPTPPLSPSRAFPEHSPEPPNWATEMLLPEADLWGNPAEEDAFGLGGLGGLTPNPVILQDCMWSGFSAREKLERAVSEKLQHGRPPAAGPAAPAPGAPSPPGRGHGAAAAGPGRPGAALPAELAHPAAECVDPAVVFPFPVNKREPAPVPASPANAPAAGAAVASGAGSAAPAAAPVVALPRTGGRLASASDHKALSTSGEDTLSDSDDEDEEEEDEEEEIDVVTVEKRRSSSSSKAVTTFTITVRPKSAALGPGRAASGELILKRCVPIHQQHNYAAPSPYVESEEAPPQKKIKSEASPRPLKSVPPPKAKSLSPRNSDSEDSERRRNHNILERQRRNDLRSSFLTLRDHVPELVKNEKAAKVVILKKATEYVHSLQAEEHQLLLEKEKLQARQQQLLKKIEHARTC; encoded by the exons ATGCGGGGGGCTCCTGGGAACTGGGTTGGAGCCGAGCTCGCTCTAGCCAGGCGCAAGCGCGCACGGACTGCAGCCACCCGAggaccaccccccgcccctggcCACCCGGGGACCCCCGCACAGAATCGCCTCCGGATCCCCGGCAGTCGGCGGGAG TGTTGGAGGTTGGCGCGGGCCCCCGCCCTCCACGCCCCCCACGGGAAGGAAGCACCCCCCGAACTAAAAAGAGCGGAGCGGAAAGAAGCCCTCATTCGGGGGCCAGGAGGCGAGCCGATGCCGAGCTGCACCGCGTCCACCATGCCGGGCATGATCTGCAAGAACCCAGACCTCGAGTTTGACTCGCTGCAGCCCTGCTTCTACCCGGACGAAGATGACTTCTACTTCGGCGGCCCCGACTCGACCCCCCCGGGGGAGGACATCTGGAAGAAGTTTGAGCTTTTGCCCACGCCCCCGCTGTCGCCCAGCCGTGCCTTCCCGGAGCACAGCCCCGAGCCCCCGAACTGGGCCACCGAGATGCTGCTGCCCGAGGCCGATCTGTGGGGCAACCCGGCCGAGGAGGACGCGTTCGGCCTGGGGGGTCTGGGCGGTCTCACCCCCAACCCGGTCATCCTCCAGGACTGCATGTGGAGCGGCTTCTCGGCCCGCGAGAAGCTGGAGCGCGCGGTGAGCGAGAAGCTGCAGCACGGCCGCCCGCCCGCCGCGGGGCCCGCAGCCCCGGCCCCGGGCGCCCCCAGCCCCCCGGGCCGCGGCCACGGAGCCGCGGCAGCCGGGCCGGGCCGCCCCGGGGCCGCCCTACCCGCCGAGCTCGCCCACCCGGCCGCCGAGTGCGTGGATCCCGCCGTGGTCTTCCCGTTCCCGGTGAACAAGCGCGAGCCCGCGCCCGTGCCCGCCTCCCCAGCCAATGCCCCGGCGGCAGGCGCCGCGGTCGCTTCGGGGGCCGGCAGTGCAGCCCCGGCGGCCGCCCCGGTAGTCGCCCTTCCGCGCACCGGCGGCCGCCTGGCCAGCGCCAGTGACCACAAGGCCCTCAGCACCTCCGGAGAGGACACCCTGAGCGACTCAG ATGATGAAGACGAGGAGGAGGAAGACGAAGAGGAGGAGATCGATGTGGTGACCGTGGAGAAGCGGCGGTCGTCCTCCAGCAGCAAGGCTGTCACCACCTTCACCATCACCGTTCGTCCCAAGAGCGCAGCCCTGGGCCCCGGGAGGGCTGCGTCAGGGGAGCTGATCCTCAAACGTTGCGTCCCCATCCACCAGCAGCACAACTATGCCGCCCCATCACCCTACGTGGAGAGCGAGGAGGCACCCCCCCAGAAGAAGATCAAGAGCGAAGCCTCCCCACGGCCCCTCAAGAGTGTCCCCCCGCCCAAGGCTAAGAGCTTGAGCCCCCGCAACTCTGACTCGGAGGACAGCGAGCGCCGTCGGAACCACAACATCCTGGAGCGCCAGCGCCGCAATGACCTGCGCTCCAGCTTTCTCACGCTCAGGGACCACGTGCCAGAGCTGGTGAAGAACGAGAAGGCCGCCAAAGTGGTCATTTTGAAAAAGGCCACCGAGTACGTCCACTCCCTCCAGGCCGAGGAGCACCAGCTtctgctggagaaggagaagCTGCAGGCCAGACAGCAGCAGTTGCTAAAGAAAATTGAACACGCTCGGACTTGCTGA